The following proteins are co-located in the Lepisosteus oculatus isolate fLepOcu1 chromosome 9, fLepOcu1.hap2, whole genome shotgun sequence genome:
- the tm2d1 gene encoding TM2 domain-containing protein 1, producing the protein MAASRKRGLYLLSFLWILIYFTSSNEAAVSTDDVKECDKLLLGQYLCKDPKINDDTQEPENCKDLIAYVECFPARGIICRCPNMTVMNFTGAEVGFYKPIPCRNVSGYSYKVAVALSLFLGWLGADRFYLGYPALGLLKFCTVGFCGIGSLIDFISISMQIVGPADGSSYIVDYYGARLTRLTVNNETYRKTQTGP; encoded by the exons ATGGCTGCCTCCAGGAAGCGAGGCTTGTATTTACTGTCATTTTTgtggattttaatttattttacaagtTCTAATGAGGCAGCGGTGTCTACAGACGACGTGAAAGAGTGTGACAAACTTCTGCTTGGACAATATC TGTGCAAGGATCCCAAAATAAACGATGACACGCAAGAGCCAGAAAACTGTAAAGATCTAATAGCTTACG TTGAGTGTTTTCCTGCCCGTGGGATAATTTGTCGGTGTCCCAATATGACAGTCATGAATTTCACAGGAGCAGAAGTTGGATTTTACAAACCTATCCCCTGCCGAAATGT CAGTGGTTATTCATACAAAGTTGCAGTCGCCCTGTCCCTCTTCCTTGGCTGGCTGGGAGCTGACCGCTTCTATCTGGGCTATCCAGCACTAG GACTGCTGAAGTTCTGCACAGTTGGCTTTTGTGGAATTGGGAGCCTCATTGATTTCATTTCCATCTCCATGCAG ATCGTGGGCCCAGCAGACGGCTCCAGCTACATAGTGGATTACTACGGAGCACGACTCACTCGCCTCACTGTCAACAATGAGACCTACAGGAAGACCCAGACAGGGCCCTAG